A genomic region of Arachis stenosperma cultivar V10309 chromosome 9, arast.V10309.gnm1.PFL2, whole genome shotgun sequence contains the following coding sequences:
- the LOC130951694 gene encoding FBD-associated F-box protein At4g10400-like — MDRISYLPNTILCDILSYLPTKQAVSTSILCRRWRHVWKDLQVIDIDDRPFWSSGRASFDSFVKAILTQRNADSYPIEKFRLTCEKFEEDPIPTWFNAVIGPRLQELYLSLNVMFGTNLPKAIFTCTSLKSLVLKCDISLDYGPEFPDVYLPSLKNLELDIAHVDNKLLSGCPVLENLKLILFDMTPERYVYTPTIQMPQTLKSLTFEDYTIMWEEINHRVIDTPSLEYLYLKIVTSGVLELQVSASYFPNMVEAHLDIEEEQSHLDIHGEPVEHVCLVPMLLQALHETKLLALKPYTTRCLFSAPAFKFPEFHRLLNLELDVPFFNTNFLLNFLHSCHVLEALVIRICKEVYVRTMDYNGPTPPTMVPSCVTSHLKSFEFREYQDTADELEFIAYLLKGGLVLKTVTIHLKSDFDLMTKYNIVKGLSAISRGSTICQLNFVD, encoded by the exons ATGGATAGGATCAGTTACTTACCGAACACTATTCTTTGCGACATTCTCTCGTACCTCCCAACAAAGCAAGCTGTATCCACCAGCATCCTCTGTCGCAGGTGGCGCCACGTTTGGAAGGATCTCCAAGTCATTGACATAGATGATAGACCCTTTTGGTCCTCTGGGAGAGCCAGCTTTGATTCTTTTGTCAAAGCTATTCTAACTCAGCGCAATGCAGATTCGTACCCCATCGAAAAGTTCCGCCTCACTTGCGAAAAATTTGAAGAGGATCCCATCCCAACATGGTTTAATGCCGTCATTGGCCCCCGTCTTCAGGAACTGTATCTCAGTCTTAATGTAATGTTTGGAACCAACTTGCCTAAAGCCATATTCACTTGTACATCACTTAAGTCCCTTGTTTTGAAATGTGATATTTCATTGGATTATGGTCCGGAGTTTCCAGATGTATATCTGCCATCCCTCAAGAACCTAGAGTTGGATATCGCCCATGTGGACAACAAGCTTTTATCTGGATGCCCTGTTCTTGAAAATCTTAAGCTCATTCTATTTGACATGACCCCAGAACGTTATGTTTATACACCTACAATTCAGATGCCTCAGACATTGAAGAGTTTAACCTTTGAAGATTACACTATCATGTGGGAAGAGATTAACCATCGTGTGATAGACACACCATCTCTTGAATACCTCTATTTGAAAATAGTGACCTCGGGGGTTCTTGAGCTACAGGTTTCGGCTAGCTATTTTCCCAACATGGTGGAGGCACATCTTGATATTGAGGAAGAACAGTCACATCTTGATATTCACGGTGAACCTGTTGAACATGTCTGTTTGGTCCCCATGCTTCTCCAGGCACTTCATGAAACAAAGTTGTTGGCATTGAAACCTTACACAACACGG TGCTTATTTAGTGCTCCAGCTTTCAAGTTTCCAGAATTTCACCGATTGCTCAATCTAGAGCTTGATGTTCCATTTTTCAACACAAACTTCCTGCTAAACTTCCTTCACAGCTGTCATGTACTTGAAGCTCTCGTAATTCGTATTTGTAAG GAAGTCTATGTCCGCACCATGGACTATAATGGACCAACACCACCAACCATGGTTCCCAGTTGTGTGACATCACATCTCAAGAGTTTTGAGTTTAGAGAATATCAAGACACTGCAGATGAGCTTGAATTTATTGCATATCTTTTAAAAGGAGGACTTGTTTTGAAGACAGTGACAATTCATCTTAAATCTGATTTCGACCTAATGACAAAGTACAATATTGTCAAGGGTTTATCTGCTATATCCAGGGGCTCTACAATATGTCAGTTAAATTTCGTTGATTAA